A genome region from Labilibaculum antarcticum includes the following:
- a CDS encoding mannitol dehydrogenase family protein, producing MKTSIALNQENLGLMPSNVQTPSYDRNKVTTSIVHIGVGNFHRSHEAYYTNELMERYGIMDCGICGIGLLDYDRRIYNILKDQDGLYTLVIKNLDGTRSAKIIGSLVEYIFAPENPIAVIEKMANPDIKIISLTITEGGYNLNEATGEFNFSNPVIVEDMKNPMSPKTVFGYLAQALKLRKERGIAGCTIQSCDNIQGNGDVAKKALLNYVAKAEPELQSWIEKNVSFPNAMVDRITPVTVADDIKNLQDEFLVDDQWPVVCEPFIQWVIEDNFANGRPEWEKVGAQFVKNVVPFENMKLRLLNAGHSVLGMLGALHGYKTIDEAARDEDFSIFLKAFMDEEVTPILGDLGDINLEQYKQSLIKRFQNVYIKDIIPRICLESSAKIPIFLLPTIKGQLQGDAKIARAAFVVAAWCKYNDGVDENGNSYEIVDAMSNELIRAAALSHQTPIRFLEIEAIFGKLVSDKTFVDAFLTSLEMLRSKKVKDCVKEMNSKLASK from the coding sequence ATGAAAACATCGATAGCATTAAATCAAGAGAATTTAGGCCTCATGCCTTCAAATGTGCAAACACCATCCTACGATAGGAATAAAGTTACAACTAGCATTGTTCACATTGGCGTAGGGAATTTCCACCGCTCACACGAAGCTTACTACACCAACGAATTAATGGAACGTTATGGCATTATGGATTGCGGAATTTGCGGAATTGGTCTGCTGGATTACGATCGAAGAATTTACAACATCCTTAAAGATCAGGACGGACTTTACACCTTGGTCATCAAAAACCTGGATGGTACCCGAAGTGCCAAAATAATTGGTTCATTGGTGGAGTATATTTTTGCTCCAGAAAACCCGATTGCAGTCATCGAAAAAATGGCGAATCCTGATATCAAAATTATTTCCTTAACCATCACCGAAGGTGGCTATAATTTGAACGAAGCCACGGGTGAATTCAATTTCAGTAATCCCGTGATTGTAGAAGACATGAAGAACCCAATGTCGCCCAAAACTGTTTTTGGTTATCTGGCACAAGCCCTAAAACTAAGAAAAGAACGAGGGATAGCAGGTTGCACAATACAATCGTGCGATAACATACAAGGCAATGGCGACGTGGCTAAAAAAGCTCTTTTAAACTATGTGGCAAAAGCGGAACCAGAATTGCAATCCTGGATAGAAAAGAATGTTTCTTTTCCGAATGCAATGGTCGACCGAATTACACCGGTAACCGTTGCCGATGATATTAAAAACTTGCAAGATGAATTTTTGGTCGACGATCAATGGCCTGTTGTTTGCGAACCTTTTATTCAATGGGTAATTGAAGACAATTTTGCAAACGGAAGACCTGAATGGGAAAAGGTAGGCGCTCAATTTGTAAAAAATGTAGTTCCATTCGAGAATATGAAGTTACGCCTACTCAATGCGGGCCATTCGGTACTCGGAATGCTCGGCGCTTTGCATGGCTATAAAACCATCGATGAAGCTGCGAGAGATGAAGATTTTTCAATCTTCCTAAAAGCATTTATGGACGAAGAAGTTACGCCAATTTTAGGCGATTTGGGAGATATCAATCTGGAACAATACAAACAGAGCTTGATAAAACGTTTCCAAAATGTTTACATCAAAGATATTATTCCACGAATTTGCCTCGAAAGCTCTGCTAAAATTCCAATCTTTTTACTCCCTACCATAAAAGGACAATTACAAGGAGATGCAAAAATTGCAAGAGCCGCTTTTGTCGTTGCCGCCTGGTGTAAATACAATGATGGAGTGGATGAAAATGGAAATAGCTATGAAATTGTTGATGCCATGAGTAATGAACTAATTCGCGCTGCCGCTTTATCGCATCAAACACCAATTCGATTTTTAGAAATTGAAGCCATTTTTGGGAAACTGGTAAGCGACAAAACTTTCGTAGATGCATTCCTAACTTCTCTTGAAATGCTACGAAGCAAAAAAGTGAA
- a CDS encoding purine-cytosine permease family protein: protein MKNDSSQNFALLDEEQLPIAKNKLHGGKHFAGLYAGEHVAATEFVIGATFVSLGASTNDILFGLLIGNILAVLSWTFMTAPIAVQTRLSLYTYLNKIAGDSMTKLYNWANVIIFTVISAAMITVSSSAVRFLFDIPAQLNWYSTNVWFILIVIAVGIVVVFVAIYGFSTVADFSSICAPWLFTLFVAGALALLPALAYSVIGSTSISSWSEFIHIGDLSIWKGVTSDGEAGIGLLEVIGFAWAANTITHVGLIDMAILRYAKKSTYGVYSSFGMLFGHYVAWIAAGIMGAGAGVLLSQPVVALDPGDVAYYALGASGFVIVIIAGWTTANANLYRAGLAAQAIFKNHSRRRTTLIVGVFTVIIACFPFVFSKVLPMLTYAGLLVVPVGAIVFAEHFIFPKIGLTRYWAYYKKLVTSKPAVISWGAGLILGFGLNTLDIMSFYYLFIPTWFFTVILYTILAKMNGATEDYTEEIKEEKQLQADIKTYQEEKAKDEKVQYEDKSLFSKILNSLAIICLIIITLLALNTMFGSADLESYNSNKTFFHKYAFYCTIGYFVFAYWSLRRKKALIK from the coding sequence ATGAAAAATGACTCATCGCAAAATTTTGCCCTTCTTGATGAAGAACAGTTACCGATAGCAAAAAACAAACTTCATGGAGGAAAACATTTTGCCGGATTATATGCCGGAGAGCACGTTGCTGCAACCGAATTTGTAATTGGTGCGACTTTTGTTTCTCTAGGAGCAAGCACAAACGATATCTTATTCGGACTTCTTATTGGTAACATTCTGGCCGTACTTAGCTGGACCTTTATGACTGCGCCCATTGCGGTTCAAACCCGACTGAGTTTGTACACCTATTTAAATAAGATTGCCGGAGATTCGATGACCAAATTATACAATTGGGCCAATGTGATTATCTTCACTGTTATTTCAGCTGCCATGATCACCGTATCCTCTTCGGCAGTGCGATTTCTATTTGATATTCCCGCCCAGTTGAACTGGTATTCTACCAATGTTTGGTTTATACTTATTGTGATTGCGGTAGGAATCGTTGTCGTGTTTGTTGCCATTTATGGTTTTAGCACCGTGGCCGATTTCTCGAGCATTTGCGCCCCATGGCTCTTCACTCTTTTTGTTGCCGGAGCCTTAGCACTTCTTCCTGCACTCGCCTATTCTGTAATCGGATCGACTAGCATTTCAAGTTGGAGTGAATTTATTCATATCGGCGATCTGTCGATTTGGAAAGGAGTCACCAGTGACGGGGAAGCTGGAATTGGTTTATTAGAAGTGATCGGCTTTGCTTGGGCTGCCAACACCATTACCCACGTTGGGCTTATTGATATGGCGATTCTTCGTTATGCAAAAAAATCCACTTATGGCGTTTATTCCAGTTTTGGAATGCTATTCGGACACTATGTTGCCTGGATTGCAGCAGGAATTATGGGAGCTGGAGCAGGTGTTTTACTAAGTCAACCTGTTGTGGCCTTAGATCCAGGTGATGTAGCCTACTATGCTTTAGGAGCTTCTGGTTTTGTGATTGTAATTATTGCCGGATGGACTACCGCCAATGCCAATTTATACCGTGCGGGTCTGGCTGCTCAAGCCATATTCAAAAATCATTCCCGAAGAAGAACTACATTAATTGTAGGTGTTTTCACGGTGATTATCGCTTGTTTCCCTTTTGTTTTCTCGAAAGTGTTACCTATGCTTACCTATGCCGGACTACTTGTTGTACCAGTAGGAGCAATTGTGTTTGCCGAGCATTTTATTTTTCCAAAAATCGGCTTGACCCGATATTGGGCTTACTATAAAAAACTAGTGACAAGCAAGCCTGCTGTTATTTCCTGGGGAGCAGGGTTAATCCTCGGATTTGGCCTCAACACTTTGGATATCATGTCGTTCTACTATCTTTTTATTCCCACTTGGTTCTTTACAGTGATCTTATACACCATACTGGCTAAAATGAATGGTGCTACAGAAGATTACACAGAGGAAATCAAAGAAGAAAAACAGCTTCAAGCTGATATAAAAACCTATCAGGAAGAAAAAGCAAAAGATGAAAAAGTTCAATACGAAGACAAATCACTATTCTCTAAAATTCTGAACAGCCTGGCTATAATTTGTTTAATTATCATTACCCTTTTAGCCTTGAATACGATGTTTGGAAGTGCCGATTTAGAAAGCTACAATAGCAACAAAACCTTCTTTCACAAATATGCCTTCTACTGCACCATCGGTTATTTTGTATTTGCCTACTGGAGCCTTCGTAGAAAAAAAGCATTGATTAAATAG
- a CDS encoding NUDIX hydrolase: protein MMDFRKIANISVDCVVFGFDNININILLSRRMLNMHDLKYPVIDDWVLTGDHVFKSERLDESAVRIFKELTGFEDVYKKQFRTFGNPERIKNEKDLLWLKSKGVEARVMSVAYYFLLPAERVDLKNGDTKWFPLKNLPHLGFDHEEIIVRAFDDLKQKVMSEPVIFEFLPDKFTLNELQIAYESVLNTTIDNRNFRKKAICKSYIVPLDEKRVGSSKKPARLFMFSKDIYEKTSSKNSIISF, encoded by the coding sequence ATGATGGATTTTAGAAAAATAGCCAATATTTCGGTAGACTGCGTTGTCTTTGGGTTTGATAATATCAATATTAATATCCTATTGTCGAGGCGTATGCTAAATATGCATGATCTAAAATATCCTGTAATCGACGATTGGGTTTTGACGGGCGATCATGTTTTTAAAAGTGAGCGACTGGATGAATCTGCGGTCAGAATTTTTAAAGAACTTACTGGCTTTGAGGATGTTTATAAAAAACAGTTTCGAACATTTGGAAATCCTGAACGAATTAAAAATGAGAAGGATTTGCTTTGGTTGAAAAGTAAAGGGGTGGAAGCTCGCGTGATGTCGGTAGCCTACTATTTTTTACTTCCTGCCGAAAGGGTTGATTTGAAAAATGGGGATACGAAATGGTTTCCTCTTAAGAATTTACCGCATTTGGGCTTCGATCATGAAGAGATTATTGTCCGTGCTTTCGACGATTTGAAGCAAAAGGTGATGAGTGAGCCGGTGATTTTTGAATTTTTACCCGATAAATTTACCTTGAATGAATTGCAGATAGCCTACGAATCGGTGCTGAATACTACAATTGACAATCGAAATTTCAGGAAAAAGGCAATTTGCAAAAGCTATATTGTTCCGCTCGACGAAAAGCGAGTTGGAAGCTCTAAAAAACCAGCTCGTCTTTTCATGTTCTCCAAGGATATTTATGAGAAAACCAGCAGTAAGAACAGTATTATCAGTTTTTAA